TGGCCCGGCCATCATGCTGGCCTATGGTCTGGGCGGCCTCGCCATTTTCATGATCATGCGCGCGCTGGGCGAGATGGCCATCCACAACCCGGTGGCAGGTTCGTTCAGCCGCTACGCGCAGGACTACCTCGGCCCCTTGGCCGGCTATCTCACCGGCTGGAACTACTGGTTCCTGTGGTTGGTGACCTGCATGGCGGAAATCACCGCCGTCGGGGTCTACATGGGCATCTGGTTCCCGGACGTGCCGTCCTGGTACTGGGCGCTGGCGGCGATGCTGGCGATGGGCGGCGTCAATTTCATCGCGGTGAAGGCATACGGCGAGTTCGAGTTTTGGTTCGCGCTGATCAAGATCGTCACCATCGTGCTGATGATCGTCGGCGGCTTCGCGATGATCTTCTTCGGCTTCGGCAACCACGGCGTGGCCACCGGCATCTCCAATCTGTGGGCGCACGGCGGCTTCATGCCCAATGGCTTCTCCGGCGTGCTGATGTCGCTGCAGATGGTGATGTTCGCCTACCTGGGCGTGGAAATGCTGGGCCTGACCGCCGGCGAGGCGAAGAATCCGAAGAAAGCGCTGGCGCGCGCGGTGGATTCGGTGTTCTGGCGCATCCTGATCTTCTACGTCGGCGCGCTGTTCGTGATCCTGTCCATCTATCCGTGGAACGAGCTGGGCACCCGCGGCAGCCCCTTCGTGCTGACTTTCGAGAGCATGGGCATTCCGGCCGCCGCCGGCATCATCAACTTCGTGGTGCTGACCGCCGCGCTGTCCTCGTGCAACAGCGGCATCTTCAGCACCGGCCGCATGCTGTTCAACCTGGCCGAGCAGAAGCAGGCGCTGCCCGTGTTCGCCCGCGTCTCCCGAAGCGGCGTGCCGGTGCCGGCGCTGCTGCTGTCCATCGCCGCGCTGTTGCTCGGCGTGCTGCTGAACTACCTGGCGCCGAAGGAGGTGTTCACCTGGCTGACGGCGATTTCCACTTTCGGAGCCGTGTGGACCTGGCTGATCATCCTGCTGGCGCAACTGCGTTTCCGCCGTTCGCTGTCGGCGGAGGCGCTGGCTTCCATCAGCCACCGCATGCCGCTGTGGCCGTACGGCTCCTATCTGACGCTGGGCTTCCTGGCGTTGGTGATCGGCCTGATGGCGTACTTTCCGGACACCCGCGTCGCGCTGATCGTCGGCCCGGGCTGGCTGGTGTTCCTGGTGGCGGTGTATTACTTGTTGGGCTACCACAAGCAGGACGCCGCCTGGCGGCTGGCTCAGCAGTCGCGCTGAGTTCAGGCTTGCGTATCCAATCCGCCCGCCCGCCGGCGGGCTTTTTCATGCCTGCGGCAAGCCGGCGCGCTCGCGCAAAAAGGCCATCAGCGCGCGAAGCTTGGCCGGCTGCCGGACGCGAT
This genomic window from Chromobacterium phragmitis contains:
- a CDS encoding amino acid permease, with the translated sequence MSGEPQTLHRGLEERHINLMALGATIGVGLFLGSATAIKMAGPAIMLAYGLGGLAIFMIMRALGEMAIHNPVAGSFSRYAQDYLGPLAGYLTGWNYWFLWLVTCMAEITAVGVYMGIWFPDVPSWYWALAAMLAMGGVNFIAVKAYGEFEFWFALIKIVTIVLMIVGGFAMIFFGFGNHGVATGISNLWAHGGFMPNGFSGVLMSLQMVMFAYLGVEMLGLTAGEAKNPKKALARAVDSVFWRILIFYVGALFVILSIYPWNELGTRGSPFVLTFESMGIPAAAGIINFVVLTAALSSCNSGIFSTGRMLFNLAEQKQALPVFARVSRSGVPVPALLLSIAALLLGVLLNYLAPKEVFTWLTAISTFGAVWTWLIILLAQLRFRRSLSAEALASISHRMPLWPYGSYLTLGFLALVIGLMAYFPDTRVALIVGPGWLVFLVAVYYLLGYHKQDAAWRLAQQSR